The proteins below come from a single Tribolium castaneum strain GA2 chromosome 9, icTriCast1.1, whole genome shotgun sequence genomic window:
- the LOC660593 gene encoding helicase SRCAP: MGLRKLILVSSIILLLNVPHIASDPIRDLALLKHVTETPINVLVRVFAPLLIPFLLLGLTAIGPLGVIVLTVVNFFAPFLTPYVPVIRDVLKKIVQSIDPVLAQLVNIGNLPFEAGPKIVKLLPFVLPLTILLPAFGPIGFGILWQLLVKNGIIQHLLGNNLSLPTLALSLIILTFLKHLLPNFLPNVGQFIRTVLGIYALLPDFVTPDPITTTAIFGISLVLTPVITLLRSALAPGGGFLNLLFHLTPIPFLLLPQFLPQLITALGPLVPIALTPILIIVFGPLLLLMGPILLPALLPFLPGALKPLLLPLLPLLQPILAPLLPLIAPLLTLLNPILPILAPLLLIGPLLLPLFGLLGPLLPLFLAPLLLIIGPILGPLLGPLFAPLLAPLAPLLGLLKPHFAPLMAALGPIAPLVHKLGPFLPILGILGPLLGLLGPVAPLLLTFLGPILAPVLGPIAPILGLAGPLLAVVGPLLSTVLGGLGPILPMILSLLGPLLGPLLGPLAPIFGLLGPFFLLLGPLLGPIAPLIAPVLMLIGPVLGPLAPVLGPILGLLGPVLGPLLAILGPIVPLLLPLLGTLLGPILGGVGPILGPIFLILGPILLGLLGPILGLLGPMLGGLLGPILGLLAPVLGPVLSLLGPILGPVLGILKPF; encoded by the exons atggGTTTACGTAAActtattttggtttcttcaaTCATTTTGTTGCTTAACGTTCCTCATATAG CTTCGGACCCAATACGAGACTTGGCTCTTCTTAAACATGTGACCGAAACCCCGATAAATGTGCTAGTCCGTGTTTTTGCCCCTTTGTTAATCCCATTTTTGCTACTGGGTTTGACCGCAATTGGGCCCCTTGGCGTGATAGTTCTAACAGTTGTGAATTTCTTTGCTCCGTTTTTGACACCATACGTGCCCGTAATAAGAgacgttttgaaaaaaatagtgcaGAGTATTGACCCGGTCCTTGCTCAATTGGTAAATATCGGGAATCTTCCGTTTGAAGCTGGCCCGAAAATCGTCAAACTTTTACCGTTTGTGCTACCACTTACCATTCTTTTGCCGGCGTTTGGACCAATAGGCTTTGGAATTTTATGGCAGTTGTTGGTGAAAAATGGAATTATACAACACTTGTTAGGTAACAATTTGTCATTACCCACTTTGGCGCTCAGTTTGATCATTTTAACGTTCTTGAAACATTTACTACCGAACTTTTTGCCCAATGTTGGGCAGTTTATTAGGACTGTGTTAGGGATTTACGCTTTGTTACCCGACTTTGTAACTCCTGATCCCATCACGACCACTGCGATTTTCGGAATTTCGCTAGTCCTAACACCTGTTATTACCCTGCTTAGGAGTGCGTTAGCACCTGGTGGAGGGTTCTTGAATCTTTTATTCCACCTTACACCTATTCCGTTCCTACTTCTACCACAGTTCCTTCCCCAATTGATTACAGCACTAGGTCCCCTAGTACCTATAGCACTCACACCGATCCTTATAATAGTTTTTGGACCTCTCCTTTTACTAATGGGACCAATTTTACTTCCTGCCCTTTTACCATTCTTACCAGGGGCTTTAAAACCACTATTGCTACCCTTATTGCCCTTATTACAACCGATTTTAGCCCCACTTTTGCCCTTAATAGCCCCACTTTTGACACTTTTAAACCCAATTTTACCAATCCTGGCACCACTTTTACTAATCGGCCCTCTTTTATTACCACTTTTCGGCCTTTTGGGGCCTTTGTTACCCCTATTTTTGGCACCACTTTTGCTAATTATCGGCCCAATTTTGGGACCATTGCTTGGACCACTCTTTGCTCCTTTGTTAGCTCCTTTGGCCCCACTTTTGGGACTACTGAAACCCCACTTCGCTCCTTTAATGGCAGCTTTAGGTCCCATTGCGCCTTTGGTACACAAACTTGGGCCCTTTTTGCCCATTTTGGGCATTTTGGGCCCATTACTAGGGCTATTAGGACCCGTGGCACCGCTTTTACTTACCTTCCTTGGGCCAATTCTAGCACCAGTACTAGGGCCAATTGCACCAATTTTGGGCCTGGCAGGCCCACTTTTGGCGGTTGTGGGGCCTCTCCTTTCGACAGTATTAGGTGGTTTAGGGCCTATTTTGCCCATGATTTTGTCCCTTCTTGGTCCACTTTTAGGGCCATTGTTGGGTCCCCTAGCCCCAATTTTTGGACTTTTGGGGCCATTTTTCCTACTTTTGGGCCCACTTCTTGGCCCGATAGCTCCACTAATTGCCCCTGTTTTGATGTTAATTGGGCCGGTACTAGGGCCATTAGCACCAGTTTTGGGTCCAATTTTGGGACTTTTGGGACCTGTTCTAGGTCCACTTCTGGCTATTTTAGGACCAATTGTACCACTTTTACTCCCACTTCTTGGAACGTTACTAGGGCCTATATTGGGCGGAGTTGGGCCCATTTTGGGACCGATTTTCCTAATATTAGGGCCAATTCTTTTGGGGTTGTTAGGACCAATTTTGGGTTTGTTGGGACCAATGTTGGGAGGTCTTTTGGGACCTATTTTGGGGCTGCTAGCCCCAGTATTGGGGCCAGTTTTGAGCTTATTGGGCCCAATATTAGGCCCGGTTCTTGGCATTTTGAAACCGTTTTAA